From Pleurocapsa sp. PCC 7319:
CAGTTCTGGAGTTCCAACGCGATCGCGTAATGTATCTAGTGTAGCTCTCCGACTTCCCCAACGCGCTGAAGTGTGGCTATTGGATTGCGGTGAGGGAACACAGCATCAACTACAGCGAAGCGACATTAAAAGTTCTCAAATTCGGCGCATTTTTGTTACCCATATGCACGGCGACCATACTTTTGGCTTAATGGGGTTAATAGCTAGCTGTGGTTTAGCTGGTAGTGGTCAACCAATCGATATCTACGGTCCTGAAGGTTTAAAAGAGTATCTCCAGACTACAGCCAAATACTCCTATATCAATTTTGGTTCTCGGTTAAATATTCATACAGTTAAACCAGGATTAGTCTATGAAGACAATGAATTTAGTGTTAGCTGTCAGCTGCTAAAACACCGTGTACCTGCTCACGGCTATCGCATTGTCGAGAAAAATCGTCCTGGGATGTTTAATCTAGACAAAGCAAAAGCCTTGGGAATTCGCCCAGGTCCTATTTACGGTCAACTCAAACAAGGTTTAGTAGTTACTCTAGATGATGGTCGTAAGATCAGCGGTAAGGATCTTTGCGGTAAGCCAGAAATAGGACGTAAAGTAGTTTACTGTACTGATACAGTATTTTGTGATGCTGCGGTAGAATTAGCCCAGGATGCTGATGTTTTGATTCATGAAGCAACTTTTGCCCACCAAGATGCAGAAATGGCGTTTGAAAAAATGCACTCCACTAGTACGATGGCAGCACAAGTAGCTTTGCTAGCAGGTGTAAAAAAATTAATCTTGACTCACTTTAGCCCACGTTATGCCTTTGGCAATCCGATTCAGTTAGATGATTTAAAACGAGAAGCACGAGCAATTTTTCCCAATACCAAGTTGGCTTATGATTTTTATTCCTATGAAGTTCCCAGACGTAGAGAGGCAAAAGAAAAAGTTAAAGTAGCAAATTAAGAATATCAATAAATATCTCTAAACTACGACTAACTAAGCAAATGGTAGAATTATTACAAGTTATTAAAGATAGTTTTCTAACTGGGCAATCAAAACTTAGAGAACAATTATTAAATAGATAAAATACTGATAAATCATAAAAATTACTATGCTAAAGAGACTGCTGGGCGATCCTAATGCACGCAAACTAAAGAAATTCCAGCCCTTGGTGGCAGAAATCAACCTCATTGAAGAGGAGATCAAGGACTTATCTGATGATGATTTAAAAGCCAAGACGCTAGAATTTCGAGAGCAGATTGCTAAGGCGAGAAATGATGAAGAAATCAAAGAAATTCTTGAGGATCTTTTGCCTGAAGCTTTTGCTGTAGTTAGAGAAGCTGCTATTCGTGTTTTGGGGATGCGTCACTACGACGTGCAGTTGCTTGGAGGCATAGTTCTACACAAAGGACAAATCGCCGAGATGAAAACGGGTGAAGGTAAAACCCTGGTGTGTACTCTTCCAGCATATCTTAATGGTTTGACAGGTAAAGGAGTTCACGTTGTCACGGTAAATGACTATTTGGCAAGAAGAGATGCCGAGTGGATGGGACAAGTCCATCGTTTCTTGGGTTTGACTGTAGGACTAATCCAATCGGGGATGAGTCCTGCTGAAAGAAAGAAAAATTATGCCTGTGATATTACTTACACCACTAACAGTGAGTTGGGTTTTGATTTTTTAAGGGATAATATGGCTGTGTCTATGGAAGAAGTAGTGCAGCGTCCTTTTAACTACTGCGTAATTGATGAAGTAGATTCGGTATTAATTGACGAAG
This genomic window contains:
- a CDS encoding ribonuclease Z, translated to MEITFLGTSSGVPTRSRNVSSVALRLPQRAEVWLLDCGEGTQHQLQRSDIKSSQIRRIFVTHMHGDHTFGLMGLIASCGLAGSGQPIDIYGPEGLKEYLQTTAKYSYINFGSRLNIHTVKPGLVYEDNEFSVSCQLLKHRVPAHGYRIVEKNRPGMFNLDKAKALGIRPGPIYGQLKQGLVVTLDDGRKISGKDLCGKPEIGRKVVYCTDTVFCDAAVELAQDADVLIHEATFAHQDAEMAFEKMHSTSTMAAQVALLAGVKKLILTHFSPRYAFGNPIQLDDLKREARAIFPNTKLAYDFYSYEVPRRREAKEKVKVAN